The following proteins come from a genomic window of Bacillota bacterium:
- a CDS encoding four-helix bundle copper-binding protein — MGIVNNAIDKYQKCIDACNRCAQACVECMNMCLNEPDVGARVKCISTLSECAEICKMSVTFMSMDAKHAADVCKICETVCNECANDCGMFKDDHCKKCSDECRNCANECKMMSTAKTYA, encoded by the coding sequence ATGGGAATAGTGAATAATGCTATTGACAAGTATCAGAAATGCATTGACGCCTGCAACAGATGTGCACAGGCATGCGTCGAATGTATGAACATGTGTCTTAATGAGCCGGATGTAGGTGCAAGGGTTAAGTGCATTTCAACGCTTAGCGAATGCGCAGAGATTTGCAAAATGTCCGTAACATTCATGTCAATGGATGCAAAACATGCGGCAGATGTTTGCAAGATATGTGAAACGGTTTGCAATGAGTGCGCAAACGACTGCGGGATGTTTAAAGACGATCACTGCAAAAAGTGCTCGGATGAATGCCGTAACTGTGCAAATGAATGCAAAATGATGTCGACAGCTAAAACTTATGCTTAA
- a CDS encoding class I SAM-dependent methyltransferase: MFLSDKWQDFEVIDTSSGEKLERFGKYILVRPDPQVIWETPRNDPRWQKPDAHYFRSATGGGKWEFYSLPQIWQIHYHELTFNLKPMSFKHTGVFPEQAVNWDFCMEKIKKAGRPIKVLNLFAYTGGATIACAKAGASVCHVDAAKGMVLWAKENAKSSGLENAPIRYIVDDCKKFIEREIRRGNTYDAIIMDPPSYGRGPGGEVWKLEESLFGLVDLSAQVLSDNPLFYLLNSYTTGLSASVMRYMLGVTLCKRFGGTVKADEVGLPVTASGYELPCGSTAIWQLTEEQ; encoded by the coding sequence ATGTTTCTTTCCGACAAGTGGCAGGATTTTGAAGTTATAGATACAAGCAGCGGCGAAAAGCTTGAACGCTTTGGTAAATATATATTAGTCCGTCCTGACCCTCAGGTAATATGGGAAACACCGCGTAATGATCCACGCTGGCAAAAACCTGACGCACATTACTTCCGCTCTGCAACGGGAGGCGGGAAATGGGAATTTTACAGCCTTCCTCAGATATGGCAGATCCATTATCATGAGCTTACATTCAATTTAAAGCCTATGAGTTTTAAGCACACCGGCGTATTTCCTGAGCAGGCCGTTAATTGGGATTTTTGCATGGAAAAGATAAAAAAAGCCGGGAGACCAATTAAAGTGCTGAACCTTTTTGCATATACCGGAGGGGCAACAATTGCATGCGCGAAAGCGGGCGCATCCGTATGTCATGTGGACGCGGCAAAAGGCATGGTGTTATGGGCTAAAGAAAATGCGAAGTCATCAGGGCTTGAAAATGCTCCGATACGATATATCGTTGACGACTGTAAGAAGTTTATAGAACGCGAAATACGCCGCGGCAACACATATGACGCTATAATAATGGATCCTCCCTCATACGGAAGGGGACCTGGAGGCGAGGTCTGGAAGCTTGAAGAAAGCCTTTTCGGACTTGTTGATTTATCGGCTCAGGTTTTAAGTGACAATCCATTATTCTATCTTCTTAATTCATATACCACCGGTTTATCCGCATCGGTAATGCGATATATGCTTGGAGTGACACTTTGCAAGCGGTTCGGCGGCACTGTAAAGGCTGACGAGGTTGGCCTCCCGGTAACTGCATCGGGGTATGAACTGCCGTGCGGTTCAACAGCAATCTGGCAGCTTACGGAGGAACAATGA
- a CDS encoding energy-coupling factor transporter ATPase yields MSNIIEIKDLKFSYDLERPLETQALTGVSLNVKKGEFLAVIGHNGSGKSTLAKHLNGILIPTSGTVTVEGMDTKNEETIFDIRQRVGMVFQNPDNQIVATIVEEDVAFGPENLGVEPKKIRQRVDSALETVGLSEYKTHAPHKLSGGQKQRLAIAGIIAMRPECIVLDEPTAMLDPVGRKEVLSTIKKLNREEGITIVLITHYMNEAADADRIVVMDKGVIYMQGSPREVFAKVGELERIGLEAPQVTTLLHRLSEEGLDVTQGAVNVSECVEILTGMLTECRAED; encoded by the coding sequence ATGAGCAATATTATAGAAATAAAAGATCTCAAATTTTCATATGATCTTGAAAGACCGCTTGAAACACAGGCTCTAACGGGTGTTTCGCTAAATGTGAAAAAAGGTGAGTTCCTTGCTGTGATAGGGCATAACGGAAGCGGAAAGTCAACTCTTGCAAAGCATTTGAACGGCATATTGATACCGACTTCGGGGACAGTGACAGTCGAGGGAATGGATACTAAAAACGAGGAAACTATTTTTGATATTCGCCAGCGTGTTGGGATGGTCTTTCAAAATCCCGACAACCAGATTGTCGCAACTATCGTTGAGGAAGATGTTGCGTTTGGCCCCGAGAACCTCGGAGTTGAGCCTAAAAAGATACGTCAGAGAGTGGATAGCGCGCTTGAAACTGTCGGACTTTCGGAATATAAAACTCATGCGCCGCATAAGCTTTCAGGCGGGCAGAAACAGCGGCTGGCAATCGCCGGTATAATTGCAATGCGCCCCGAGTGCATCGTTTTGGATGAACCGACCGCAATGCTGGACCCGGTTGGTCGCAAAGAAGTTCTTTCAACTATTAAAAAGCTGAATCGCGAAGAGGGAATAACGATCGTTCTTATAACTCATTACATGAATGAGGCGGCAGACGCCGATCGTATTGTAGTAATGGATAAAGGCGTTATTTATATGCAGGGCTCGCCCCGTGAGGTATTCGCGAAGGTCGGCGAACTTGAACGCATAGGACTTGAAGCTCCGCAGGTGACGACACTGCTTCACCGCTTGTCTGAAGAGGGATTGGATGTTACACAGGGTGCTGTTAATGTTTCAGAATGCGTTGAAATACTGACAGGCATGCTTACAGAGTGCAGGGCGGAGGATTAA
- a CDS encoding energy-coupling factor transporter ATPase: MSKIKTESLTYIYGEKTPYEKKAVQDVSIEIEEGEFIGLIGHTGSGKSTLVQHLNGLVKPTSGKIYIDGKDMWSKETDIRAVRNKVGLVFQYPEYQLFEETVYKDIAFGPTNMGLSEEEVRKNVEEAASIVGLRKELLEKSPFELSGGQKRRVAIAGVMAMKPQVLVLDEPTAGLDPRGRDEILARIKDYYKTMRTTVVLVSHSMEDIAKNATKVLVMNHSRVFMFAEVSEVFAHADEISKIGLEVPQITKVFMGLKKNGIDVNTSIYTVSQAVSEIKRYMAGGRKNA, encoded by the coding sequence GTGTCAAAGATCAAAACAGAAAGCCTGACATATATTTACGGCGAAAAAACACCTTATGAAAAAAAAGCCGTGCAGGATGTCAGCATTGAGATAGAAGAAGGAGAATTCATCGGGCTTATTGGCCACACAGGAAGCGGAAAATCAACACTTGTTCAGCATCTTAACGGTCTGGTAAAACCAACCTCAGGGAAGATTTATATAGATGGAAAGGATATGTGGAGCAAGGAGACTGATATCCGGGCAGTCCGCAATAAAGTCGGGCTTGTATTTCAATATCCAGAATATCAGCTGTTTGAAGAAACAGTTTATAAAGATATTGCCTTTGGCCCGACAAATATGGGACTTTCTGAAGAAGAAGTAAGGAAAAATGTAGAAGAGGCAGCTTCGATTGTCGGGCTTAGGAAAGAGCTTTTGGAGAAATCTCCGTTTGAACTGTCGGGAGGACAAAAAAGGCGTGTAGCTATAGCTGGCGTTATGGCAATGAAGCCGCAAGTGCTGGTTTTGGATGAGCCGACAGCAGGGCTTGACCCAAGGGGGCGTGACGAGATTCTTGCCCGTATAAAAGATTACTATAAAACCATGAGAACAACGGTTGTACTCGTTTCGCACAGCATGGAGGATATTGCGAAAAATGCGACAAAAGTCCTCGTGATGAATCATTCACGCGTTTTTATGTTTGCTGAAGTCAGCGAAGTTTTTGCTCATGCAGATGAAATATCTAAAATAGGGCTGGAAGTTCCACAGATTACGAAAGTATTTATGGGGCTTAAAAAGAACGGTATTGATGTGAACACATCGATTTATACAGTTTCGCAAGCTGTAAGTGAAATAAAACGGTATATGGCTGGAGGACGGAAAAATGCTTAA
- a CDS encoding energy-coupling factor transporter transmembrane component T, with product MLKDITLGQFFPGNSAIHKLDPRAKLILTLLYIVLLFITANYYGFIIAAILLCYVIASSRISFRLIYKSVKPLVFIMIFTGVLNMLYTQGTPIFKIWILTVTYEGLSSAIFMILRLVFLVVGTSMLTYTTSPIMLTDGLERLMNPLKKIHFPAHELSMMMTIALRFIPTLIEETEKIINAQKARGADFETGNIIRRAKALIPVLVPMFISAFRRADELAIAMECRCYHGGEGRTRMKSMQMQGRDFIAFAVMVISFTGVIALNIIL from the coding sequence ATGCTTAAAGACATTACTCTTGGGCAGTTTTTTCCGGGGAATTCAGCAATACACAAGCTTGATCCGCGGGCGAAACTGATACTTACTTTATTATATATTGTCTTGTTGTTTATAACTGCTAACTATTATGGATTTATCATTGCGGCTATACTTTTGTGCTATGTTATAGCATCATCGAGGATCTCGTTCAGACTTATTTATAAAAGTGTAAAGCCTTTGGTTTTCATAATGATATTTACAGGTGTGCTCAATATGTTGTACACACAGGGCACGCCGATTTTTAAGATATGGATACTTACAGTTACTTATGAAGGCTTGTCTTCAGCCATATTTATGATACTGAGACTTGTTTTTCTCGTTGTGGGCACTTCGATGCTGACTTATACCACTTCGCCTATCATGCTGACAGATGGTCTGGAAAGGCTTATGAATCCATTAAAAAAGATACATTTTCCTGCTCATGAGCTGTCGATGATGATGACGATCGCTTTAAGGTTTATTCCTACTTTGATAGAGGAAACAGAGAAAATAATCAATGCGCAAAAGGCAAGAGGTGCCGATTTTGAAACAGGTAACATAATTCGGCGCGCCAAAGCTCTGATCCCGGTTCTTGTTCCGATGTTCATATCCGCTTTTAGAAGAGCAGATGAGCTTGCAATAGCTATGGAATGCCGCTGTTATCACGGAGGTGAGGGAAGAACAAGGATGAAAAGCATGCAAATGCAGGGCCGTGATTTTATTGCATTTGCTGTAATGGTTATTTCATTTACAGGCGTTATTGCGCTGAATATAATTTTATGA
- the truA gene encoding tRNA pseudouridine(38-40) synthase TruA: MSKNVLLKLSFDGTDFHGFQVQKNAVTIQETLQNGLEELLQYRPPVTGCSRTDSGVHAREYYCIFPLEKEFSLHKLPAALNVYLPDSISTCGAAYADEGFHPRYSAIWKEYTYHIWNSRVRNPFLDRYSAFCPYKLDIPSMQRAAGAFIGKKDFKGFMASGSTVKDTVREIFRCDLNQNGYEIILTIRADGFLYNMVRIIAGTLMDIGAGKLKEADIAEIIKSCDRSKAGKTAPAKGLFLNTVYYGKDIDFA; this comes from the coding sequence ATGAGTAAAAATGTTCTGCTTAAACTTTCGTTTGATGGAACCGATTTTCACGGATTTCAGGTTCAGAAAAATGCCGTTACTATACAGGAGACGCTTCAAAACGGGCTTGAGGAATTACTTCAGTACAGACCGCCTGTGACTGGATGCAGCAGGACTGATTCGGGCGTGCATGCCCGTGAATATTATTGCATATTTCCACTGGAAAAAGAGTTTTCACTTCATAAGCTGCCGGCGGCACTGAATGTATATCTGCCAGACAGCATTTCAACTTGCGGAGCAGCTTATGCAGATGAGGGATTCCACCCGCGTTACAGTGCGATTTGGAAAGAATATACCTATCATATCTGGAACAGCAGGGTTCGTAATCCTTTCCTTGATAGATACAGTGCCTTTTGCCCATATAAACTTGATATACCATCGATGCAGAGAGCTGCGGGTGCATTTATAGGAAAAAAAGATTTTAAAGGTTTTATGGCAAGCGGGAGCACGGTAAAAGATACTGTAAGGGAAATTTTCCGCTGTGACTTAAATCAAAATGGATATGAGATTATTCTTACCATAAGGGCTGATGGTTTCTTATATAATATGGTGAGAATAATCGCGGGAACGCTTATGGACATCGGGGCTGGAAAACTTAAAGAAGCCGATATTGCAGAAATCATTAAATCATGCGACAGGTCGAAAGCTGGTAAAACGGCTCCGGCAAAAGGATTATTTTTAAATACCGTTTACTATGGAAAGGATATTGATTTTGCATGA
- a CDS encoding DUF5711 family protein, whose amino-acid sequence MKDKYPPALPGEETDEDDIKIDLKALAIRKRALTKRTVIALLLIIAGVCVFIFSDNINLYGLRRLLNIFNSSQPTTDYANPGSEITYDMVDENKFDYYNGNVAILSRNGLELYNSHGDELLKQDLNFQSPSMQSTHKYLLTFDRNGNNVKIFNSYMLVHDLTFNGEIITAKMNENGYFAVASKEKNYKGVVTVYNSNFEKVYEWYSADRYISDVDVSPDNKLLAVSVFDGTGGQVQTSVMTFSLHQPDPIGEVSGIDGLAFSIDFKKDKRLHILTDSALYVTDDYKKATKAFDFSNKYLTYFTIDDPNNTVMIIGRQLSDGVGTLVIADTSGKTVKSEEITSTIKSVDAIGNSVAVLTNDSVLMYNSLGALKNTASAPSDAKKVKLTDGGGAILFRLDKVSFLK is encoded by the coding sequence ATGAAAGATAAATACCCTCCGGCGTTGCCGGGAGAGGAAACGGACGAAGATGATATCAAAATCGATTTAAAAGCGCTTGCAATCAGGAAACGCGCTCTAACCAAACGAACAGTAATTGCTCTGCTGTTAATAATCGCCGGCGTATGTGTTTTTATTTTTAGCGATAATATTAATCTTTATGGACTGAGAAGGCTTCTAAACATATTCAACAGCAGCCAGCCGACAACAGATTATGCTAACCCGGGCTCAGAAATTACATACGACATGGTAGACGAAAATAAATTTGATTATTATAATGGAAATGTCGCGATTCTATCCCGTAATGGTCTAGAACTTTACAATAGCCATGGAGATGAGCTTTTAAAGCAGGATCTCAATTTTCAATCTCCTTCAATGCAAAGTACACATAAATATCTTTTGACCTTCGATAGGAATGGAAATAACGTTAAAATATTTAACAGCTATATGCTTGTGCATGATTTAACATTTAATGGGGAAATTATTACAGCAAAAATGAATGAAAATGGTTATTTTGCCGTCGCTTCGAAGGAAAAGAATTATAAAGGCGTTGTAACTGTATATAATTCAAATTTTGAAAAGGTTTATGAATGGTACTCTGCAGATCGCTATATAAGTGATGTCGATGTATCACCAGACAACAAACTACTTGCTGTATCCGTATTTGACGGGACAGGGGGGCAGGTTCAAACATCTGTAATGACGTTCAGCTTGCATCAGCCTGACCCCATCGGCGAAGTTTCTGGTATAGACGGGCTTGCTTTTTCAATAGATTTTAAAAAAGATAAACGGCTTCATATACTTACTGATTCGGCATTGTATGTAACTGATGATTATAAAAAAGCGACTAAAGCGTTTGATTTTTCAAATAAATACCTGACTTATTTTACAATAGATGATCCAAACAACACAGTCATGATAATAGGAAGACAATTATCTGATGGTGTTGGAACTCTGGTGATTGCCGATACATCGGGCAAGACGGTGAAGAGTGAGGAAATAACAAGTACAATTAAATCTGTTGACGCAATCGGCAACAGTGTCGCAGTTCTTACAAATGACAGTGTGCTCATGTATAATAGTCTCGGAGCACTCAAAAACACTGCTTCAGCGCCTTCTGATGCAAAAAAAGTTAAACTTACAGATGGCGGGGGAGCGATTCTATTTAGGCTTGACAAGGTATCATTTCTAAAATAA
- the rpoZ gene encoding DNA-directed RNA polymerase subunit omega, whose product MKKPTLADLLKNDMNRYALVTAIAKRAREIQEQAERTGTHLSEKPVILATDDIYCGRVKVIEK is encoded by the coding sequence ATGAAAAAACCGACTCTTGCAGACTTACTTAAAAATGACATGAACAGATACGCTTTGGTAACAGCAATTGCCAAACGCGCCCGTGAAATTCAAGAGCAGGCAGAACGAACCGGAACACATTTAAGTGAAAAGCCTGTAATTCTTGCCACAGACGATATATACTGCGGCAGGGTAAAGGTGATTGAAAAATAA